Proteins encoded together in one Deltaproteobacteria bacterium window:
- a CDS encoding shikimate dehydrogenase, translating into MPHAVITAKTALCGIFLHPAGHTRSPALHNAAYAALGLDAVYLAFDVVPGDLAAAIAGARAIGVRQLSISIPHKEAVFPLLDRVDETARAIGAVNTVVRDGDALVGSNTDWLGVARALERETALAGKTAVVLGAGGTARAALFALRQRGARAIVLNRTPGKAEALARELGAERAGALEELAAIPHDVLVNTTSVGLKSDASPVAAAALRAGSIVLDAVYDPLETRLLRDAAGRGARAISGKWMLIEQAREQLRAWSGENAPGSVMEAAFDRAS; encoded by the coding sequence GTGCCCCACGCTGTGATCACCGCGAAGACCGCGCTGTGCGGGATCTTCCTGCACCCCGCCGGCCACACGCGCTCGCCCGCGCTGCACAACGCGGCCTACGCCGCGCTCGGCCTCGACGCGGTGTACCTCGCCTTCGACGTCGTGCCCGGCGATCTCGCCGCGGCCATCGCAGGCGCGCGCGCGATCGGCGTCCGCCAGCTCTCCATCTCGATCCCGCACAAGGAGGCGGTTTTCCCGCTGCTGGATCGCGTCGACGAGACCGCGCGCGCGATCGGCGCGGTGAACACCGTCGTGCGCGACGGCGACGCGCTCGTCGGCAGCAACACGGATTGGCTCGGCGTCGCGCGCGCGCTCGAGCGCGAGACGGCGCTCGCCGGGAAGACCGCGGTGGTGCTCGGCGCCGGCGGCACCGCGCGCGCGGCGCTGTTCGCGCTGCGCCAGCGCGGCGCGCGCGCGATCGTGCTGAATCGCACGCCCGGCAAGGCCGAGGCGCTCGCGCGCGAGCTCGGCGCCGAGCGCGCCGGCGCGCTCGAGGAGCTCGCCGCGATTCCCCACGACGTGCTCGTCAACACGACGAGCGTCGGGCTGAAGAGCGACGCGAGCCCGGTCGCTGCTGCAGCCCTGCGCGCCGGAAGCATCGTGCTCGACGCGGTCTACGACCCGCTCGAGACGCGGCTGCTGCGAGACGCCGCGGGTCGTGGCGCGCGCGCCATCTCGGGCAAGTGGATGCTGATCGAGCAAGCGCGCGAGCAGCTGCGCGCGTGGAGCGGCGAGAACGCCCCGGGGAGCGTGATGGAGGCGGCGTTCGACCGCGCGAGCTGA
- a CDS encoding alcohol dehydrogenase catalytic domain-containing protein: MRAVVSRAPGELSVEEVPEPKPSAGQAVLRVLACGICGSDLHLHQHKLLPAGAIMGHEFCGEVVEAAGVLKAGERVCAIPNLSCGACERCRAGMGAYCQAQTPIGLGAPNGAFAEYVAIAAHEAVRVPSGVSIELAALTEPLAVGVHALNASRLRRGERCLVVGAGPIGLAIALWARHFGAREVIVSERAAGRRALAEKLGATRVVDPVREDLTSVLERVAPGGPDIVFEAVGARGLIEDCVNRVRFRGRVVVAGVCVGADSITPITGVMKETALQFVLAYEKDDFTYTLDMLAQERIDPAPLITDRVALDAVPAAFESLATPQGQGKVLACPTL, encoded by the coding sequence CTGCGAGTGCTCGCGTGCGGCATCTGCGGGAGCGATCTGCACCTGCATCAGCACAAGCTGCTGCCCGCCGGCGCGATCATGGGCCACGAGTTCTGCGGCGAGGTGGTGGAAGCCGCGGGCGTGCTGAAGGCGGGCGAGCGCGTGTGCGCGATCCCGAATCTCTCGTGCGGCGCGTGCGAGCGCTGTCGCGCGGGGATGGGCGCTTACTGCCAGGCGCAGACGCCGATCGGCCTCGGCGCGCCGAACGGCGCGTTCGCGGAGTACGTCGCGATCGCGGCGCACGAGGCGGTGCGCGTGCCGAGCGGCGTGAGCATCGAGCTCGCGGCGCTGACGGAGCCGCTGGCGGTGGGCGTGCACGCGCTGAACGCGAGCCGCCTGCGACGCGGCGAGCGCTGCCTCGTGGTCGGCGCGGGCCCGATCGGCCTCGCGATCGCGCTCTGGGCGCGCCATTTCGGTGCGCGCGAGGTGATCGTGTCGGAGCGCGCGGCCGGCCGCCGCGCGCTCGCGGAGAAGCTCGGCGCGACTCGCGTCGTCGACCCCGTGCGCGAGGACCTGACCAGCGTGCTCGAGCGGGTCGCGCCCGGGGGCCCCGACATCGTGTTCGAGGCGGTCGGCGCGCGGGGGCTGATCGAGGACTGCGTGAATCGCGTGCGCTTCCGCGGCCGCGTGGTCGTCGCTGGCGTGTGTGTCGGTGCGGATTCGATCACGCCGATCACCGGCGTCATGAAGGAGACGGCGCTGCAGTTCGTGCTCGCTTATGAGAAGGACGACTTCACCTACACGCTCGACATGCTCGCGCAGGAGCGCATCGACCCCGCGCCGCTGATCACGGACCGCGTCGCGCTCGACGCGGTGCCCGCGGCGTTCGAGTCGCTCGCGACACCGCAGGGGCAAGGCAAGGTGCTCGCGTGCCCCACGCTGTGA